A portion of the Oncorhynchus nerka isolate Pitt River linkage group LG27, Oner_Uvic_2.0, whole genome shotgun sequence genome contains these proteins:
- the lman2lb gene encoding lectin, mannose-binding 2-like b isoform X2: MLFSTMNKSNRFRMGSFKIFDLMLNQRNIHELTCRFAAVLLLTCQCLADDGYEMDDFLKREYSLTKPYQGLGSSSSSYWDLMGNAMITTEHVRLTPDLQSRQGAVWSRVPCFLRDWELQVHFKIHGHGKKNLNGDGMALWYTKERMQTGPVFGNMNLFTGLGVFVDTYPNENKNHERVFPYVSGMVGNGTLAYEHDRDGQSTELGGCTALVRNIPHDTFLLIRYTKNRLTIQIDVDGKQEWQDCLDLPGVRLPRGYFFGASSVTGDLSDNHDLISMKLYQLTVERTPEEEEEEELIPSVDNFEHLNKVEVQEEGMSGVQLFFTIVFSVIGIFVLGVVAVVMYGRWKENSRKRFY, encoded by the exons ATGCTGTTCTCCACCATGAATAAGTCTAATCGGTTTCGGATGGGCAGTTTTAAAATATTTGATTTAATGTTGAATCAGCGAAACATTCATGAATTAACATGTCGGTTTGCTGCTGTTCTTCTTTTAACCTGCCAGTGTCTGGCAGACGATGGATACGAGATGGATGACTTTTTGAAAAGGGAGTACTCTCTTACCAAACCATACCAAG ggttggGCTCCTCCAGTTCCTCTTATTGGGACCTGATGGGCAATGCCATGATCACCACTGAGCATGTGCGACTGACCCCTGACTTGCAGAGCAGACAAGGAGCAGTGTGGAGCCGCGTT CCCTGTTTCCTGCGGGACTGGGAGCTGCAGGTGCACTTTAAGATCCACGGCCACGGGAAGAAGAACCTGAATGGAGATGGAATGGCTCTGTGGTATACCAAAGAACGCATGCAGACTG GTCCTGTGTTTGGAAACATGAACCTCTTCACTGGCCTTGGAGTGTTTGTGGACACCTACCCCAATGAAAATAAGAACCATGAG AGGGTCTTTCCATACGTTTCTGGGATGGTGGGGAACGGGACTCTTGCTTATGAGCACGATCGTGATGGCCAGTCCACAGAGCTTGGCGGGTGCACAGCCCTGGTGCGCAACATCCCCCATGACACCTTCCTCCTCATCAGATACACCAAAAACCGACTGACG atacagatagacgTTGACGGTAAACAAGAGTGGCAGGACTGTCTGGACCTTCCAGGGGTACGTCTACCTCGGGGCTACTTCTTTGGAGCCTCCTCTGTTACTGGAGACCTGTCAG ACAACCATGATCTCATCTCTATGAAGCTGTACCAGCTGACTGTGGAGCGTACtccggaggaagaggaggaggaagagctcATCCCCAGTGTTGATAACTTTGAGCACTTGAACAAAG TGGAGGTGCAAGAAGAGGGGATGAGTGGAGTCCAGCTCTTCTTCACCATAGTCTTCTCTGTCATTGGTATCTTTGTACTGGGGGTGGTGGCAGTGGTCATGTATGGGCGCTGGAAGGAGAACAGCCGCAAACGCTTCTACTGA
- the lman2lb gene encoding lectin, mannose-binding 2-like b isoform X1, with translation MLFSTMNKSNRFRMGSFKIFDLMLNQRNIHELTCRFAAVLLLTCQCLADDGYEMDDFLKREYSLTKPYQGLGSSSSSYWDLMGNAMITTEHVRLTPDLQSRQGAVWSRVPCFLRDWELQVHFKIHGHGKKNLNGDGMALWYTKERMQTGPVFGNMNLFTGLGVFVDTYPNENKNHEKKYNPSTQRVFPYVSGMVGNGTLAYEHDRDGQSTELGGCTALVRNIPHDTFLLIRYTKNRLTIQIDVDGKQEWQDCLDLPGVRLPRGYFFGASSVTGDLSDNHDLISMKLYQLTVERTPEEEEEEELIPSVDNFEHLNKVEVQEEGMSGVQLFFTIVFSVIGIFVLGVVAVVMYGRWKENSRKRFY, from the exons ATGCTGTTCTCCACCATGAATAAGTCTAATCGGTTTCGGATGGGCAGTTTTAAAATATTTGATTTAATGTTGAATCAGCGAAACATTCATGAATTAACATGTCGGTTTGCTGCTGTTCTTCTTTTAACCTGCCAGTGTCTGGCAGACGATGGATACGAGATGGATGACTTTTTGAAAAGGGAGTACTCTCTTACCAAACCATACCAAG ggttggGCTCCTCCAGTTCCTCTTATTGGGACCTGATGGGCAATGCCATGATCACCACTGAGCATGTGCGACTGACCCCTGACTTGCAGAGCAGACAAGGAGCAGTGTGGAGCCGCGTT CCCTGTTTCCTGCGGGACTGGGAGCTGCAGGTGCACTTTAAGATCCACGGCCACGGGAAGAAGAACCTGAATGGAGATGGAATGGCTCTGTGGTATACCAAAGAACGCATGCAGACTG GTCCTGTGTTTGGAAACATGAACCTCTTCACTGGCCTTGGAGTGTTTGTGGACACCTACCCCAATGAAAATAAGAACCATGAG AAGAAGTACAATCCTTCAACTCAG AGGGTCTTTCCATACGTTTCTGGGATGGTGGGGAACGGGACTCTTGCTTATGAGCACGATCGTGATGGCCAGTCCACAGAGCTTGGCGGGTGCACAGCCCTGGTGCGCAACATCCCCCATGACACCTTCCTCCTCATCAGATACACCAAAAACCGACTGACG atacagatagacgTTGACGGTAAACAAGAGTGGCAGGACTGTCTGGACCTTCCAGGGGTACGTCTACCTCGGGGCTACTTCTTTGGAGCCTCCTCTGTTACTGGAGACCTGTCAG ACAACCATGATCTCATCTCTATGAAGCTGTACCAGCTGACTGTGGAGCGTACtccggaggaagaggaggaggaagagctcATCCCCAGTGTTGATAACTTTGAGCACTTGAACAAAG TGGAGGTGCAAGAAGAGGGGATGAGTGGAGTCCAGCTCTTCTTCACCATAGTCTTCTCTGTCATTGGTATCTTTGTACTGGGGGTGGTGGCAGTGGTCATGTATGGGCGCTGGAAGGAGAACAGCCGCAAACGCTTCTACTGA
- the LOC115111808 gene encoding leukocyte surface antigen CD53-like, whose protein sequence is MNRPCVNCLKGFVTFLNFICWLCGAFIVGFGEFQMMHSRFGSLITSFWPIYPANTLVVTGTIVTCVCFLGIMGALMENRCMLITFFILLFILMLVELAMACVFLVYEREIDNFFEKDLMRSLETYKNSTSEGNLTIKEDFDVVQHIFRCCGVHGVADWEGNVPLSCCTKNPCNIIPQPNWQEGCHMKLRNWFAGNFLSTGAGVVSLFILQFICMCFTIPIFCQFSRNGCGYK, encoded by the exons ATGAATCGTCCCTGTGTGAACTGCTTGAAAGGTTTTGTCACCTTCCTCAACTTCATCTGCTGG CTGTGTGGTGCCTTCATCGTGGGTTTTGGAGAGTTCCAGATGATGCACTCTAGATTTGGCTCCCTCATCACATCCTTCTGGCCCATATACCCTGCCAACACCCTGGTAGTCACGGGTACCATTGTGACGTGTGTATGTTTCCTGGGAATCATGGGGGCCCTGATGGAAAACCGCTGTATGCTCATCACT TTTTTCATCCTGCTGTTTATCTTGATGCTGGTGGAGCTGGCCATGGCCTGTGTGTTTCTGGTGTACGAGAGGGAG ATTGACAATTTCTTTGAGAAAGACCTGATGCGTAGCTTGGAGACATACAAGAATTCTACGTCAGAGGGGAACTTAACCATTAAAGAGGACTTTGATGTGGTCCAGCATATT TTCAGGTGCTGTGGGGTCCACGGCGTGGCTGACTGGGAGGGCAACGTGCCCCTCTCCTGTTGTACCAAAAACCCCTGTAACATCATCCCCCAACCTAACTGGCAGGAG GGCTGCCATATGAAGCTCAGGAACTGGTTTGCGGGGAACTTTCTAAGCACTGGAGCAGGTGTCGTCTCCCTTTTCATTCTACAG TTCATTTGCATGTGTTTCACCATCCCCATCTTCTGCCAGTTCAGTCGTAATGGATGTGGTTACAAGTAA